The sequence below is a genomic window from Polaribacter vadi.
GTTTGAGCTCTTTTTTGCCTTAAAAAGGCAAAAAAAGCGAGTGCTGAAAGCTGGAAATAGCTCCAAAAAAAACTAAAAACCTAACACTAATTTTGCTATAGAAAAGTAGATTAAAATTCCTAAAATATCGTTGCTTGTGGTTATAAAAGGGCCAGTTGCCAATGCAGGATCTACACCTCTTTTTGCTAAAATAATTGGAATAAAAGTACCAATAATTGACGCGATTACAATTACAGAAACTAAAGAAGCAGCTACTGTAATTCCTAAATCTAAAGGAAAACCAAGAAATAACATGCCTGCAGACATTAGTAAAGCTGCTAAAACAAATCCGTTTAATAAACCTTGTAAAATTTCTTTTAAAAGTCTTCTAAAAAGTGAGCCTCGCAAACTATCGTTTGCCAAACCTTGTACAATAATTGCAGAAGACTGTACACCAACATTACCAGCCATTGCTGCAATTAATGGTGTAAAAAAGAAAAGTTCTGGGTATTTCAACATGGCTTCATCGAAACTACCCAATACAGAAACCGAAACAAAACCACCAAAAAGAGCTAAAATTAACCAAGGCAAACGTGCTTTTGTCAATTCCCAAATGGTATCATTTGCTTCTACATCTTGAGAGAAACCTGCTGCCATTTGGTAATCTTTATCAGCCTCATCTCTAATAACATCTACAATATCATCAATAGTAATTCTACCTACTAAAACATTGTTATCATCTACAACAGGAATGGCTTCCAAATCGTATTTTGCCATAATTTTGGCAATTTCTTCATCATCTTCATTTACATTTACAGAATCTACAGAATCTTTGGAAATATC
It includes:
- the mgtE gene encoding magnesium transporter; translated protein: MPFEITDDFLDNLSELIAKDHSKEITALFEDVHFADIAEVLDELDFDEAIYIIKLLDSEKTSEILTELEDDIREKILDNLSAKEIADEIGEMDSDDAADIIGELSIERQRRVINELEDDELAADIKELLSYDDNTAGALMAKELVKVYETWTVAGCMRRIRGQAKEVTRVHSIYVVDKDDKLVGRLSLKDLIIAKSDQKIADISKDSVDSVNVNEDDEEIAKIMAKYDLEAIPVVDDNNVLVGRITIDDIVDVIRDEADKDYQMAAGFSQDVEANDTIWELTKARLPWLILALFGGFVSVSVLGSFDEAMLKYPELFFFTPLIAAMAGNVGVQSSAIIVQGLANDSLRGSLFRRLLKEILQGLLNGFVLAALLMSAGMLFLGFPLDLGITVAASLVSVIVIASIIGTFIPIILAKRGVDPALATGPFITTSNDILGILIYFSIAKLVLGF